One genomic segment of Sminthopsis crassicaudata isolate SCR6 chromosome 4, ASM4859323v1, whole genome shotgun sequence includes these proteins:
- the LOC141541368 gene encoding uncharacterized protein LOC141541368 isoform X1: MLTLDSKIKDEIREIKWYFESKNLLLLTTSPMKINPRWIISWKEYDGRLSILGDMTLKLSDLTTEDSGCYKADIISVSGGITTQKYNLTVLETDNTEPNVNPQNRSHYFAILSLGVFMFLLILIPCVCYLRSQGTHRRSKSQTEENGAEEEYKHSQMASLHTDTQRLRIPGRALTVTTIQEVVVEMQNGLGTQPEDSRDQHRQQLGDEERNSTESMDHRRTAQIEAA; the protein is encoded by the exons ATGCTCACTCTAGActcaaaaataaaagatgagatcaGGGAAATTAAATGGTATTTTGAATCTAAGAATCTGCTCCTGCTCACCACCTCTCCAATGAAGATCAATCCAAGATGGATTATTTCCTGGAAGGAATATGATGGGAGACTGTCTATCCTTGGGGATATGACTCTAAAATTAAGCGATCTGACAACTGAAGACAGTGGATGTTATAAAGCTGACATAATATCAGTCTCAGGAGGGATAACTACACAGAAATACAATTTAACTGTCCTTG AAACTGACAATACAGAGCCCAACGTGAACCCACAGAATCGCTCACATTATTTTGCCATATTAAGCCTTGGTGTATTTATGTTCCTGCTAATACTAATACCATGTGTCTGCTATCTAAGATCACAAG GTACTCACAGAAGAAGCAAATCACAAACAGAAGAGAATGGAGCAGAGGAAGAATATAAACATTCCCAGATGGCTTCTCTTCACACCGACACACAGAGACTGAGGATACCTGG TAGAGCATTGACAGTTACAACCATACAAGAGGTCGTAGTAGAAATGCAGAACGGGCTTGGCACACAACCGGAAGACAGCAGAGATCAGCACAGACAGCAGCTGGGTGATGAAGAAAGGAACAGCACAGAATCTATGGACCACAGGAGAACAGCACAGATAGAAGCAGCCTGA
- the LOC141541368 gene encoding uncharacterized protein LOC141541368 isoform X2, whose translation MLTLDSKIKDEIREIKWYFESKNLLLLTTSPMKINPRWIISWKEYDGRLSILGDMTLKLSDLTTEDSGCYKADIISVSGGITTQKYNLTVLETDNTEPNVNPQNRSHYFAILSLGVFMFLLILIPCVCYLRSQGTHRRSKSQTEENGAEEEYKHSQMASLHTDTQRLRIPGALTVTTIQEVVVEMQNGLGTQPEDSRDQHRQQLGDEERNSTESMDHRRTAQIEAA comes from the exons ATGCTCACTCTAGActcaaaaataaaagatgagatcaGGGAAATTAAATGGTATTTTGAATCTAAGAATCTGCTCCTGCTCACCACCTCTCCAATGAAGATCAATCCAAGATGGATTATTTCCTGGAAGGAATATGATGGGAGACTGTCTATCCTTGGGGATATGACTCTAAAATTAAGCGATCTGACAACTGAAGACAGTGGATGTTATAAAGCTGACATAATATCAGTCTCAGGAGGGATAACTACACAGAAATACAATTTAACTGTCCTTG AAACTGACAATACAGAGCCCAACGTGAACCCACAGAATCGCTCACATTATTTTGCCATATTAAGCCTTGGTGTATTTATGTTCCTGCTAATACTAATACCATGTGTCTGCTATCTAAGATCACAAG GTACTCACAGAAGAAGCAAATCACAAACAGAAGAGAATGGAGCAGAGGAAGAATATAAACATTCCCAGATGGCTTCTCTTCACACCGACACACAGAGACTGAGGATACCTGG AGCATTGACAGTTACAACCATACAAGAGGTCGTAGTAGAAATGCAGAACGGGCTTGGCACACAACCGGAAGACAGCAGAGATCAGCACAGACAGCAGCTGGGTGATGAAGAAAGGAACAGCACAGAATCTATGGACCACAGGAGAACAGCACAGATAGAAGCAGCCTGA